Proteins encoded together in one Thermodesulfovibrionales bacterium window:
- a CDS encoding efflux RND transporter permease subunit, translating to KTFQAMTNGYVTLVTFMVKRAVLFVIIFSVIITASFLIFLSRPTGFLPTEDQGYAILVTILPPGSSQPRLQRVAYKVNDILRKTPGIATWVTIGGFSVLDFANVPNVSSTFFAYKDWGVRGSALSQDVIISNINRQLGGIEDALAFAVIPPPIRGLGQTGGFQMMVEDRTSLGLDQLKRSTDELVQAGNSHPSLGGLQTTFSIGNPQLYLNIDRTKAESLQVPVSNVFDTLRAYLGSSFVNLFNRYNQVFQVYVQADDRYRLQPEDIKNLYVGNSRGEMVPMGALLDVKPLFGAELITRYNLYPAAAIYGSAAPGFSSGQALTTMEQMATQKLPEGISYDWTTSSYQEKKVGKQAYFIYALSIILVYLVLAALYESWTSPAAIVLVVPMALTGVLLALLLRGYDNNLFTQVGLVLMIALSSKNAILIVEFARDLHHGGMSIPEAAIEATRRRFRPIVMTSFAFILGVVPLVFAFGAGSASQRSIGTVVFGGMISSTLLAIPFVPVFYVIVERISERLRRGKTSSPQKQERTGTEEKDQGTDR from the coding sequence AAGACATTTCAGGCGATGACAAACGGTTATGTCACTCTCGTCACCTTTATGGTGAAGCGGGCGGTCCTCTTTGTGATCATCTTTTCTGTCATCATCACGGCGTCCTTCCTGATCTTCCTGAGCAGGCCGACAGGGTTTCTCCCGACAGAGGATCAGGGCTATGCCATTCTCGTGACGATACTGCCTCCGGGCTCATCACAGCCGAGGCTGCAGCGGGTGGCTTACAAGGTCAACGACATCTTGAGAAAGACTCCCGGGATCGCCACCTGGGTGACCATAGGCGGCTTCTCGGTCCTTGACTTCGCTAACGTCCCGAATGTCTCGTCCACGTTCTTCGCTTACAAGGACTGGGGCGTACGAGGCTCGGCCTTGAGCCAGGACGTCATTATCTCGAACATAAACCGTCAGCTCGGAGGCATCGAGGACGCACTCGCCTTTGCGGTGATCCCCCCCCCGATCCGCGGACTGGGCCAGACAGGGGGCTTTCAGATGATGGTGGAAGACCGGACCAGTCTGGGTCTCGATCAGCTCAAGCGCTCAACGGATGAACTCGTCCAAGCGGGGAATTCGCACCCTAGCTTAGGGGGGCTTCAGACCACATTCAGCATCGGCAACCCGCAGCTCTATTTGAACATCGACCGGACGAAGGCAGAGTCGCTGCAGGTACCCGTATCGAATGTATTTGATACGCTCAGGGCATATCTCGGCTCGTCGTTCGTAAACCTCTTCAATAGATACAACCAGGTATTTCAGGTGTACGTCCAGGCTGACGACCGCTACCGACTCCAGCCTGAGGACATAAAGAATTTGTATGTCGGAAATTCCCGGGGCGAGATGGTACCGATGGGTGCCCTGCTTGATGTGAAGCCGTTGTTCGGGGCTGAATTGATAACACGCTACAATCTCTATCCTGCTGCAGCCATTTACGGCTCCGCGGCACCCGGATTCAGTTCCGGCCAGGCCCTCACTACCATGGAACAGATGGCCACTCAAAAATTACCCGAGGGGATCTCATACGACTGGACTACCTCCAGTTACCAGGAAAAAAAGGTCGGCAAACAGGCTTACTTCATTTATGCCCTCTCCATCATCCTCGTATACCTGGTGCTGGCAGCCCTATATGAGAGCTGGACATCACCTGCGGCTATCGTACTCGTTGTCCCGATGGCGCTTACCGGGGTCCTGCTGGCCCTCCTCCTGCGGGGATATGACAACAACCTTTTTACGCAGGTCGGCCTGGTGCTCATGATCGCACTCTCGAGCAAGAACGCGATCCTGATCGTGGAATTCGCACGCGATCTGCACCATGGGGGGATGAGCATTCCCGAGGCGGCTATTGAGGCGACTCGCCGGAGATTCCGGCCGATCGTGATGACCTCTTTTGCCTTTATATTGGGGGTTGTGCCGCTCGTCTTCGCCTTCGGGGCGGGCTCCGCCAGCCAGCGATCGATCGGCACCGTCGTTTTTGGCGGCATGATCTCTTCGACCCTTCTCGCCATCCCGTTCGTGCCGGTATTCTATGTGATCGTGGAACGCATCAGCGAACGGCTGAGAAGAGGAAAAACGTCCTCACCTCAGAAACAGGAAAGAACGGGCACCGAAGAGAAAGATCAAGGAACGGATCGATAG